From Xenopus laevis strain J_2021 chromosome 7L, Xenopus_laevis_v10.1, whole genome shotgun sequence, one genomic window encodes:
- the LOC108695971 gene encoding phospholipase A2 inhibitor and Ly6/PLAUR domain-containing protein, producing MRSLLGIICVLSVFAATGYSLNCMKCLSTEICYVVTCPSNQVCASLLMNVSIPENDNSQIMLRTCAPLQECNVNGTLSFPESSKITFASSCCFKDFCTPITPKLPENGEETNEVTCPTCLSYGSDKCDALESVHCTGNENMCYTGTTTIPVSAGILNSVAARGCATKSLCDFAKTQMNILKTLTIGTNIRCTGGAFDLDPGFLLPAAIASALIQFMFFSKLK from the exons ATGAGATCTCTGCTTGGAATTATCTGTGTCCTGTCGGTGTTTGCAGCAACAG GCTATTCTCTGAATTGCATGAAATGTCTGTCTACGGAAATCTGCTACGTTGTGACCTGCCCATCCAATCAAGTCTGTGCATCTCTGCTCATGAATGTTTCCATAC CTGAGAACGACAACAGTCAAATAATGTTAAGGACTTGTGCACCACTACAAGAGTGTAATGTTAACGGAACTTTAAGTTTTCCTGAATCTTCAAAGATTACATTTGCCTCATCCTGCTGCTTCAAGGACTTTTGCACTCCCATTACACCAAAAT taCCAGAAAACGGGGAAGAAACCAATGAAGTGACTTGTCCAACTTGCCTCTCATATGGTTCTGACAAATGTGATGCTCTGGAAAGTGTTCATTGTACTGGGAATGAGAATATGTGCTATACAGGAACCACAACAATTCCAG TATCTGCAGGCATATTAAACTCTGTGGCGGCCCGTGGATGTGCAACTAAAAGTCTCTGTGATTTCGCCAAGACCCAAATGAACATCCTTAAAACCCTCACTATCGGTACAAATATCCGATGCACCGGTGGAGCCTTTGACCTTGATCCTGGATTCCTTCTCCCAGCAGCCATTGCTTCTGCACTTattcaattcatgtttttttccaaattaaaatgA
- the LOC121395516 gene encoding phospholipase A2 inhibitor and Ly6/PLAUR domain-containing protein-like, whose amino-acid sequence MKDYDMFERSCAPEKKYDLSGSFSLPSSKIIFASSFCSTDNCTPNEPTIPENANQPNQVTCPACLSLDSNLCNTSQSIPCTGSENMCYLGVATSPVFSYPVVLRGCATKSSCDIVSTDQEAILNTLQINSNLLCTNGACHHHYGFLLPAAIASALMKFMFV is encoded by the exons ATGAAGGACTATGACATGTTTGAAAGGTCCTGCGCACCAGAAAAAAAGTATGACCTATCTGGGAGTTTCAGTTTACCATCTTCCAAGATTATTTTTGCCTCATCCTTCTGCTCAACAGACAATTGCACTCCAAATGAACCAACAA tacCAGAGAATGCGAATCAACCCAATCAAGTGACTTGTCCAGCCTGCCTTTCACTTGATTCTAACCTGTGTAACACATCACAAAGCATTCCGTGCACTGGGAGTGAAAATATGTGCTATCTAGGAGTTGCAACATCGCCAG TATTCTCTTACCCTGTGGTGCTCCGTGGATGTGCAACTAAAAGCTCCTGTGATATTGTCAGCACGGACCAAGAAGCCATTCTTAACACCCTGCAAATCAATTCCAACCTTCTGTGCACCAATGGAGCCTGCCATCATCATTATGGATTCCTTCTCCCAGCAGCCATTGCTTCTGCACTAATGAAATTTATGTTTGTTTGA